From the Malus domestica chromosome 17, GDT2T_hap1 genome, one window contains:
- the LOC103405640 gene encoding 26S proteasome non-ATPase regulatory subunit 2 homolog A has translation MAPQDPNAPSGSGSGKRSEDSVKVPATDPKKKDDKKDEDLSEEDLELKNQLELYVERVQDTDPGVQKNALESMRQEIRTSTSSMTSVPKPLKYLRPHYGTLKTYYETMAESELKKYLADILSVLALTMAAEGERESLKYRLLGSEGDIGSWGHEYVRNLAGEIAQEFAKRQGEEAPIEELMELVQQIVAFHMKHNAEPEAVDLLMEVEDLDLLIEHVDKTNFKRTCLYLTSSARYLPGPDDVLVLDIAYTIYMKFEEYPNALQIALFLDNMQNIKNVFTSCDDLLRKKQFCYILARHGISFELDDEMVAEDDDREVLQDIINNTKLSEGYLTLARDIEVMEAKTPEDIYKAHLLDGRASAGASVDSARQNLAATFVNAFVNAGFGQDKLMTVPSDASSGGSSGNWLFKNKEHGKTSAAASLGMILLWDVDSGLAQIDKYFHSNDTHVIAGALLGVGIVNCGIKNDCDPALALLGEYIDREDPSIRIGAIMGLGIAYAGSQNEQIRSKLTPILNDAKAPLDVVAFTAISLGLVYVGSCNEEVAQAIIFALMDRSDSELGEPLARLIPLSLGLLYLGKQESVEATAEVSKTFNEKIRKHCDMTLLSCAYAGTGNVLKVQNLLGHCSQHLDKNETHQGPAVLGIAMISMAEELGVEMAIRSLEHLLQYGEQNIRRAVPLALGLLCISNPKVNVMDTLSRLSHDTDSEVAMAAVISLGLLGAGTNNARIASMLRNLSSYYYKDASLLFCVRIAQGLVHLGKGLLTLNPYHSDRFLLSPTALAGIVTVLHACLDMKAIILGKYHYILYFITLAMQPRMLLTVDENLKPLSVPVRVGQAVDVVGQAGRPKTITGFQTHSTPVLLAAGDRAELATEKYIPLSPILEGFVILKENPDYREDN, from the exons ATGGCACCTCAAGATCCAAACGCCCCAAGCGGCAGCGGCTCCGGCAAGCGCAGTGAGGATTCCGTTAAAGTCCCCGCAACAGATcccaagaagaaagatgataagaAGGATGAGGATTTG TCTGAGGAGGATTTGGAGTTGAAGAACCAATTGGAGTTGTACGTCGAGAGGGTTCAGGATACTGATCCTGGTGTGCAGAAAAATGCTCTGGAGAGTATGAG GCAAGAAATCCGTACCTCAACTAGCTCCATGACTTCAGTTCCAAAGCCATTAAAGTATCTTCGCCCGCATTACGGAACTCTAAAAACTTACTATGAAACAATGGCAGAATCAGAGTTGAAG AAATACCTAGCAGatatattgtccgttttggcaCTCACCATGGCAGCTGAGGGAGAACGG GAAAGCTTGAAGTACAGATTGTTGGGTTCAGAGGGTGATATTGGTTCATGGGGACACGAATATGTCAG GAACTTAGCTGGAGAAATTGCTCAGGAGTTTGCTAAGCGACAG GGTGAAGAGGCCCCAATTGAAGAACTAATGGAACTAGTGCAGCAAATTGTTGCTTTTCACATGAAG CACAATGCTGAACCTGAAGCTGTCGACCTTTTAATGGAg GTTGAAGACCTAGATCTGTTAATTGAGCATGTTgataaaacaaattttaagagGACTTGTCTCTACCTCACCAGTTCAGCAAG ATACCTTCCTGGACCAGATGATGTTCTAGTTCTGGATATTGCATACacaatatatatgaaatttgaAGAATATCCAAATGCACTTCAGATTGCACTGTTCCTTGATAACATGCAG AATATAAAGAACGTCTTTACATCATGTGATGATCTGCTTCGTAAAAAGCAATTTTGCTACATCCTTGCTCGACAT GGTATTAGTTTTGAGCTTGATGATGAGATGGTTGCGGAGGATGATGACAGGGAAGTATTGCAGGACATTATCAACAATACTAAGCTAAGTGAAGGTTATCTTACTCTTGCTCGTGATATTGAGGTCATGGAGGCCAAAACTCCAGAGGATATCTACAAG GCACACTTACTTGATGGCCGTGCAAGTGCTGGTGCTAGTGTTGATTCAGCAAGACAGAACTTGGCTGCAACATTTGTTAACGCTTTTGTAAATGCTGGATTTGGTCAG GATAAGTTGATGACAGTCCCATCAGATGCCTCAAGTGGAGGCTCTTCAGGAAACTGGCTTTTCAAGAATAAAGAGCATGGGAAGACAAGTGCTGCAGCAAGTCTG GGTATGATTTTATTGTGGGATGTTGACTCTGGACTTGCCCAAATTGACAAGTACTTCCACAGCAACGATACCCATGTTATCGCTGGTGCATTATTGGGGGTTGGGATTGTTAATTGTGGTATCAAGAATGATTGTGATCCT GCGCTGGCACTTCTCGGCGAGTACATTGATAGAGAGGATCCATCTATCCGGATTGGTGCTATAATGGGCCTTGGGATTGCATATGCTGGTTCTCAGAACGAGCAG ATACGTAGTAAGCTGACTCCTATACTTAATGATGCAAAAGCCCCCCTTGACGTGGTCGCATTTACTGCAATCTCATTGGGGTTGGTATACGTTGGTTCCTGCAATGAAGAGGTTGCTCAGGCAATCATATTTGCACTAATGGACCGAAGTGACTCCGAGTTGGGGGAGCCCCTTGCTCGGTTGATTCCCCTCAGCCTTGGACTTCTGTACCTTGGGAAGCAG GAAAGTGTGGAGGCCACTGCCGAAGTTTCAAAGacatttaatgaaaaaataaGAAAGCATTGTGATATGACTTTGCTTTCTTGTGCTTATGCAGGAACAGGCAATGTTCTTAAG GTCCAAAACCTTCTCGGTCATTGTTCACAACATCTTGATAAGAATGAAACTCACCAGGGACCCGCAGTTCTTGGAATTGCTATGATATCAATGGCTGAAGAATTGGGAGTTGAAATGGCGATTCGTTCATTAGAGCATCTTTTACAGTACGGAGAACAAAATATACGTCGGGCAGTTCCATTGGCACTTGGTCTCCTTTGCATATCAAATCCAAAG GTCAACGTTATGGACACATTAAGCAGGCTTAGCCACGATACGGATTCAGAAGTAGCAATG GCTGCAGTGATTTCCTTAGGTTTGCTAGGTGCGGGAACCAACAACGCTAGAATAGCCAGCATGCTTCGCAATCTTTCAAGTTATTACTACAAAGATGCCAGCCTTCTTTTCTGC GTGCGAATTGCTCAAGGTCTTGTTCATTTAGGAAAGGGTTTGTTAACTCTGAATCCATACCATTCTGATCGCTTCTTGCTATCACC AACGGCACTTGCTGGAATCGTTACCGTGCTGCATGCATGTCTTGATATGAAAGCCATCATTCTGGGGAAATATCATTACATTCTCTACTTTATTACTTTGGCAATGCAG CCGAGAATGTTGTTGACTGTGGACGAGAATCTCAAACCGCTGTCAGTCCCTGTTCGAGTGGGACAAGCTGTTGATGTGGTTGGCCAGGCTGGTCGTCCCAAAACGATCACGGGTTTCCAGACCCACTCAACACCGGTTCTTCTTGCTGCGGGTGATAGAGCGGAGCT